From Vitis vinifera cultivar Pinot Noir 40024 chromosome 3, ASM3070453v1, the proteins below share one genomic window:
- the LOC104878907 gene encoding extensin has product MVKTRGGLSASPSSPTPRPQRVAMGAAPSPPVQAPAIPPSEGEVPSQRRYPTRRPPTEPVPPAEQAASSVSRPPAKMTRFSGPGEPSHAPQPEPATEEPRIPVDMPPEAIIRRPMIAGPPIEGLRNPTLIQFTIDGRQGAIGARHIAEALHIPYEPVFQADFREWSAPSEPLVPDEESLPVEQPIPEEQIRAEPSHDPTTI; this is encoded by the exons ATGGTGAAGACCAGAGGAGGCCTTTCCGCCTCCCCATCCTCACCGACCCCTCGACCACAGCGAGTCGCCATGGGAGCCGCACCTTCACCTCCTGTTCAGGCCCCGgccattcccccatctgagggggaAGTTCCTTCTCAGCGCCGATACCCCACCCGGAGGCCACCCACGGAACCTGTGCCACCAGCCGAGCAAGCCGCGAGCTCTGTTTCTCGGCCCCCTGCGAAGATGACCAGgttctcgggtcctggagagCCATCCCACGCACCTCAGCCAGAGCCAGCTACAGAGGAACCTCGGATTCCAGTGGACATGCCTCCCGAGGCCattatcaggcgtcccatgatagcTGGACCGCCGATTGAGG gtCTCCGCAATCCTACCCTCATCCAGTTTACTATAGACGGACGtcagggtgccattggagctcgtcacattgctgaggccctccaTATACCTTATGAGCCCGTGTTTCAGGCAGAtttcagggagtg gtctgcaccatccgagcctctagtgcCAGATGAGGAGAGCTTACCAGTTGAGCAGCCCATACCAGAGGAGcagatcagagcagagccatcacatgatcCCACTACTAtctga